A section of the Pedobacter sp. HDW13 genome encodes:
- a CDS encoding RagB/SusD family nutrient uptake outer membrane protein — MNNIFKNILSGSIGLFLLLSGLGCKYLDVAPDNLLTSDMLWETRANAEGYLNQIYGRIGIPDDDYTMLGASDETSCSIAGVNVRQLTSGNWNAQSNYWYYWGQDYAGIRQSIVFEQNIDKMSESIIGADLKKQYKAEALFLRAWFYWKLLRQYGPFVKITEQLSLNEDYNKYPRVPFNDCVAYISDLLDRAATNLPATWSSSSNYGRANKASCLAVKSQLTLLAASPLWNGNPMFAGLKNHDGTALAPSQYDLNKWWAAANAAKAVIDLPGYRLFTNLDEGDSQFDPYLSFRNLFLTNWNAEILFSTNMANSWQWGHEVRCAPNPGGYNMQNATQNIVDAFYMRNGRTIDDPLSQYVETGFVQFDDPANWGKSKDGLNRGYIKGNSNMYANREARFYVSIQYNGKPVLPAPTQDDRNFFSSDANKDGTGRAEFYYSGKSGVGVNNNGDITGYDVLKNVSPASNIRTNSAVYRPFIHLRLAEMYLNYAEALNEVEPSNPDVLKYVNLVRQRGGLPDLQTVYPSSVGNQAEMRKRILQERQVELAFEGDRYFTLIRRLMMGDTKVQTIYRMNTITNDGNQGFAFADFNKRTLLQTRVWNDKMYLFPIAQSDIDKNASLVQNPGW, encoded by the coding sequence ATGAATAATATATTTAAAAATATTCTTTCAGGCAGCATAGGATTGTTCTTGTTGTTGTCTGGCCTGGGCTGTAAATATTTGGATGTAGCACCAGATAACCTACTAACCTCGGACATGCTGTGGGAAACCAGAGCAAATGCCGAAGGGTACCTAAACCAGATTTATGGTCGTATTGGTATTCCTGATGATGATTATACGATGCTGGGGGCAAGTGATGAAACTTCTTGCAGTATTGCAGGAGTGAACGTTAGGCAATTGACTTCCGGAAACTGGAATGCACAAAGTAATTATTGGTATTATTGGGGACAGGATTATGCAGGAATCAGGCAAAGTATTGTCTTTGAACAAAACATAGACAAGATGTCTGAGTCCATAATTGGTGCTGATTTAAAGAAACAATATAAGGCTGAAGCCCTATTTTTAAGAGCCTGGTTTTATTGGAAGTTGTTAAGGCAATACGGCCCATTTGTTAAAATTACCGAGCAGTTAAGTCTTAATGAAGACTATAATAAGTATCCTCGTGTACCCTTTAATGACTGTGTAGCATACATTAGTGATTTGTTAGACAGGGCGGCCACTAATTTGCCAGCTACGTGGTCTTCCTCATCAAATTATGGAAGGGCTAATAAAGCCTCATGTCTTGCCGTTAAATCTCAGTTAACCTTATTAGCTGCCAGTCCATTATGGAATGGAAACCCCATGTTTGCAGGTCTGAAAAATCATGATGGAACAGCTTTAGCACCATCTCAGTATGATTTGAATAAATGGTGGGCAGCTGCCAATGCGGCTAAGGCAGTAATAGATCTGCCAGGCTACAGGCTTTTCACAAATCTGGATGAGGGCGATAGCCAGTTTGATCCGTATCTCTCTTTCCGTAATTTGTTTCTTACAAATTGGAACGCAGAAATTTTATTTTCAACCAATATGGCAAACTCATGGCAGTGGGGGCATGAGGTGCGTTGTGCGCCGAATCCGGGAGGGTATAACATGCAAAATGCCACCCAGAATATTGTTGATGCTTTTTATATGCGTAACGGAAGGACAATCGATGATCCATTGTCACAATATGTTGAAACTGGATTTGTTCAATTTGATGACCCTGCTAACTGGGGTAAATCCAAGGACGGGTTAAACAGGGGATATATTAAAGGAAATTCCAACATGTACGCCAATCGTGAAGCCAGGTTTTATGTAAGCATCCAATATAACGGTAAGCCTGTTTTACCAGCACCTACACAGGATGACCGGAATTTCTTTTCATCTGATGCGAACAAAGATGGAACCGGAAGAGCGGAGTTTTATTATTCAGGAAAATCAGGAGTAGGTGTGAATAACAATGGTGACATTACCGGTTACGATGTTTTAAAAAATGTAAGCCCTGCATCGAATATTAGAACAAACTCAGCTGTTTATCGCCCATTTATTCATTTACGCCTTGCAGAAATGTACCTGAATTACGCTGAGGCCTTAAATGAGGTTGAGCCCAGTAACCCGGATGTTTTAAAATATGTGAATTTGGTAAGGCAGCGTGGCGGCCTTCCTGATTTACAAACAGTTTATCCCTCTTCGGTAGGAAATCAAGCTGAAATGAGAAAACGCATCCTGCAGGAAAGACAGGTGGAATTGGCATTTGAGGGCGACCGATATTTTACACTTATCAGAAGACTGATGATGGGAGATACTAAGGTGCAAACCATTTACAGGATGAATACCATCACAAATGATGGCAACCAAGGATTTGCTTTTGCAGATTTTAACAAACGTACATTATTGCAAACCCGGGTGTGGAATGATAAGATGTACCTTTTTCCAATTGCGCAGAGCGACATCGATAAAAATGCTTCATTGGTTCAAAATCCAGGTTGGTGA